From Rhodococcus sp. B7740, one genomic window encodes:
- the cydD gene encoding thiol reductant ABC exporter subunit CydD: MVTASARTRGPVDPRLWKYSRSARGYLIVTVALSTVVTLCIILSALTIGTVLAGVITEPTARSLSAWTTELAVLAGAVAVRVLATGAQSRYAHRSASRVVAELEVEVLTAATRFEPRELDREREELVVVVTRAIGGLRAYLTGYLPALVSAAIVTPLVLIVIVTQDVTSAVVIAVTLPLIPIFMILIGLLTKGRAAATLSTMTRLSAQLLDLLAGLPTLRALRREHGPAARIRALGDAHRRTTMRALKIAFLSSMVLELLATLCVALVAVGIGLRLVFGEMTLEAGIIALILAPEVYFPLRAVGTQFHAAEDGVEAAERAFRVLDRRTTQPTGRRTVDAATANIELAGLTVASRDGDAPAQLSALCRPGTITVLTGPNGSGKSTALHAVLGLTTPTSGAVLVGGVPVVDLDLDRWWAQVAWLPQRPILLPGTLHENVTLHGVPDAAALDAACRASGFDAVLREHPNGWNTRVGQGGVGLSLGELQRLALTRTFVSAAPVMVLDEPTAHLDAASERTVLQALRDAADRGVTVVMVGHRRSVLHAADRVVEVRSSSEVAREFDHV, encoded by the coding sequence ATCGTGACCGCCTCCGCTCGCACGCGGGGACCGGTCGATCCCCGACTGTGGAAATACTCTCGATCCGCGCGGGGCTACCTGATCGTCACGGTTGCTCTGTCGACCGTCGTCACGCTCTGCATCATCTTGAGCGCGTTGACAATCGGAACTGTGCTGGCAGGGGTCATCACCGAACCGACGGCCAGATCGCTGTCCGCCTGGACGACGGAACTGGCGGTGCTGGCGGGCGCAGTGGCCGTCCGTGTGCTCGCAACCGGAGCTCAGTCCCGCTACGCGCACCGGTCGGCGTCACGTGTGGTGGCCGAGCTGGAAGTGGAGGTGCTCACTGCAGCAACGCGATTCGAGCCTCGCGAGCTCGACCGCGAGCGGGAAGAATTGGTCGTCGTCGTGACTCGAGCAATCGGGGGTCTGCGGGCGTACCTGACCGGATACCTGCCGGCGCTGGTGTCGGCGGCCATCGTCACTCCGCTGGTTCTGATCGTCATCGTCACCCAGGACGTGACGTCGGCGGTGGTCATCGCGGTGACCTTGCCGCTCATTCCGATCTTCATGATTCTGATCGGGTTGCTGACCAAGGGCCGAGCCGCGGCGACGCTCTCCACGATGACCAGGCTGTCTGCGCAGTTGCTCGATCTTCTGGCCGGCCTGCCGACCTTGCGCGCGCTGCGTCGCGAACACGGACCGGCCGCTCGCATCCGCGCACTGGGCGACGCGCACCGACGAACCACCATGCGCGCGTTGAAGATCGCCTTCCTGTCGTCGATGGTGCTCGAGTTGCTTGCGACCCTGTGTGTGGCGCTCGTGGCCGTCGGCATCGGATTGCGCTTGGTCTTCGGCGAGATGACTCTCGAAGCGGGCATCATCGCGTTGATCCTGGCCCCCGAGGTGTATTTTCCGCTGCGCGCCGTGGGGACCCAGTTCCACGCAGCTGAGGACGGCGTCGAGGCCGCGGAGCGCGCCTTCCGAGTCCTGGACAGGCGTACGACACAGCCGACCGGCCGCCGGACCGTCGACGCTGCGACCGCGAACATCGAACTCGCCGGACTCACCGTCGCGAGCCGGGACGGCGACGCTCCGGCCCAGTTGAGTGCGCTGTGCCGACCGGGCACCATCACGGTACTGACCGGGCCCAACGGCTCGGGTAAATCGACTGCACTGCACGCGGTTCTGGGACTCACGACGCCCACGAGCGGCGCGGTTCTGGTCGGCGGTGTGCCCGTGGTCGATCTCGATCTCGACCGATGGTGGGCACAGGTCGCCTGGCTTCCGCAGCGGCCGATACTGCTTCCCGGCACGCTCCACGAGAACGTCACCCTCCACGGCGTGCCCGACGCCGCCGCACTGGACGCGGCCTGCCGCGCTTCGGGATTCGATGCCGTACTGCGAGAGCACCCGAACGGCTGGAACACTCGCGTCGGTCAGGGTGGAGTCGGTCTGTCGCTCGGCGAGCTGCAACGTCTGGCCCTGACCCGAACGTTCGTCTCCGCTGCTCCGGTGATGGTGCTGGACGAGCCCACGGCGCACCTGGATGCGGCGAGCGAACGGACTGTGCTGCAGGCCCTTCGAGATGCGGCCGATCGCGGCGTCACCGTGGTGATGGTCGGTCACCGGCGCTCGGTACTGCACGCCGCAGA
- the cydB gene encoding cytochrome d ubiquinol oxidase subunit II, protein MSLPEFWFFVIGFFFVGYFVLEGFDFGVGMLMPILGRHPDSATGEKRRRTVLNTIGPVWDGNEVWLITAGGALFAAFPEWYATLFSGFYLPLLLILVALILRICAIEWRGKIDDPVWRRRCDIGIGIGSWVPAVLWGVAFANIVRGVAIDENKKVTAGFFDLLNPYALLGGVTMALVFALHGAVFIALKTSGDVHEDSVKIAARLAIPAVLVGGSFAVWTQLAHGKTWTWVLVGVAAVALLLVVALTARVREGWAFVFTSIAIVAVVVLLFASLFPNVMPSSTDAAFDLTIANASSSPYTLKVMTWAAAFAAPVVIGYQGWTYWVFRQRISSAHIPDSIGLTVKS, encoded by the coding sequence ATGTCACTGCCCGAATTCTGGTTCTTCGTCATCGGCTTCTTCTTCGTCGGCTACTTCGTGCTCGAAGGGTTCGACTTCGGCGTCGGAATGCTCATGCCCATTCTCGGGCGGCACCCCGATTCCGCCACGGGGGAGAAGCGTCGACGCACCGTACTGAACACGATCGGCCCGGTCTGGGACGGCAACGAAGTATGGCTCATCACCGCAGGCGGCGCGCTGTTCGCAGCGTTCCCCGAGTGGTACGCAACATTGTTCTCGGGCTTCTACCTGCCGCTGCTGCTGATCCTGGTGGCATTGATCCTGCGCATCTGCGCCATCGAATGGCGTGGCAAGATCGACGATCCGGTGTGGCGCAGGCGCTGCGACATCGGCATCGGTATCGGCTCGTGGGTACCGGCGGTGCTGTGGGGCGTTGCCTTCGCCAACATCGTGCGCGGCGTAGCCATCGACGAGAACAAGAAGGTCACCGCCGGCTTCTTCGATCTGCTCAACCCCTATGCACTGCTCGGCGGAGTCACGATGGCACTGGTGTTCGCGCTGCACGGCGCGGTGTTCATCGCACTCAAGACCTCGGGAGACGTGCACGAGGACTCGGTGAAAATCGCAGCGCGATTGGCAATTCCGGCAGTTCTCGTCGGCGGATCATTCGCTGTGTGGACCCAACTCGCCCACGGCAAGACATGGACCTGGGTACTCGTCGGCGTGGCAGCGGTGGCCCTGCTTCTCGTCGTCGCGCTGACGGCGAGAGTGCGCGAAGGCTGGGCCTTCGTGTTCACCAGCATTGCCATCGTTGCGGTTGTGGTGCTGCTGTTCGCCTCCCTGTTCCCGAACGTCATGCCGTCGAGCACGGATGCCGCCTTCGATCTCACCATCGCGAACGCGTCGTCCAGCCCGTACACACTGAAAGTGATGACCTGGGCCGCAGCATTCGCCGCACCCGTCGTCATCGGATACCAGGGGTGGACGTACTGGGTCTTCCGCCAACGCATTTCGAGTGCCCACATCCCGGACTCGATCGGACTGACGGTGAAATCGTGA
- a CDS encoding cytochrome ubiquinol oxidase subunit I produces MDALDVSRWQFGITTVYHFILVPLTIGLAPMVAAMQTMWVITGKDSWYRLTKFFGKLFLINFALGVATGIVQEFQFGMNWSEYSRFVGDVFGAPLALEGLVAFFLESTFLGLWIFGWSRLPKLVHLATIWLVAIGVNASAYFIIAANSWMQHPVGAIYNEETGRAELTDIWALLTNNTALAAFPHAVAGAFLTAATFVAGISGWWMVREARKAKNENEFDTLPAPATGVTAQAPLPAPATDSRSMFRSAARMSFIVMIVAGGALAITGDIQGKLMFEQQPMKMASAESLCDTETGASFSLLTVGTHNNCESVVHLISIPGLTSFLAENDFGATVQGVNQLQEQYEQQFGPGNYKPNLFVTYWAFRMMIGLAAGSALLAIAGLWVTRGGRIPDQKWFSRLSLLAIPTPFLANSAGWIFTEMGRQPWVVAPNLSGVDQIRLTVDQGVSDHPVGLVLASLVTFTLLYAALGGVWFYLLRRYVVEGPLEHDAHPHVDPPESEDEEPKQLSFAY; encoded by the coding sequence ATGGACGCCTTGGATGTCTCACGATGGCAGTTCGGTATCACCACCGTCTACCACTTCATACTCGTTCCCCTCACGATCGGCCTCGCTCCGATGGTGGCTGCCATGCAGACCATGTGGGTGATCACCGGCAAGGACTCCTGGTACCGACTGACCAAGTTCTTCGGCAAACTCTTCCTCATCAACTTCGCCCTCGGTGTCGCCACCGGCATCGTCCAGGAATTCCAATTCGGCATGAACTGGAGCGAATACTCCCGCTTCGTCGGTGACGTGTTCGGCGCTCCGCTCGCACTCGAAGGCCTCGTCGCCTTCTTCCTCGAATCCACGTTCCTCGGACTGTGGATATTCGGATGGAGCAGACTCCCCAAACTCGTTCACCTGGCCACGATCTGGCTCGTCGCCATCGGCGTCAACGCCTCGGCGTACTTCATCATCGCCGCCAATTCCTGGATGCAGCATCCCGTCGGCGCGATCTACAACGAAGAGACCGGCCGCGCCGAACTGACCGACATCTGGGCACTGCTCACCAACAACACTGCGCTGGCAGCGTTTCCACACGCCGTGGCCGGAGCGTTCCTCACCGCCGCGACCTTCGTCGCAGGTATCTCCGGCTGGTGGATGGTCCGCGAGGCTCGCAAAGCGAAGAACGAGAACGAGTTCGACACGCTCCCAGCCCCGGCCACCGGGGTCACTGCGCAGGCTCCACTCCCGGCCCCGGCCACCGACTCACGTTCGATGTTCAGGTCGGCAGCGCGCATGTCCTTCATCGTCATGATCGTCGCGGGCGGCGCCCTCGCCATCACCGGAGACATCCAGGGCAAGCTCATGTTCGAGCAACAGCCGATGAAGATGGCATCCGCAGAATCGTTGTGCGACACCGAGACCGGAGCCAGTTTCTCGCTCCTGACCGTGGGCACCCACAACAACTGCGAGTCCGTGGTCCACCTCATCTCGATCCCCGGCCTCACCTCGTTCCTGGCGGAGAACGACTTCGGTGCCACCGTGCAGGGAGTCAACCAACTGCAGGAGCAGTACGAGCAGCAGTTCGGCCCGGGCAACTACAAGCCCAACCTGTTCGTCACCTACTGGGCATTCAGGATGATGATCGGACTGGCCGCAGGCTCGGCACTGCTCGCGATCGCGGGACTGTGGGTCACTCGGGGTGGCCGGATTCCCGACCAGAAGTGGTTCTCGCGGTTGTCACTGCTGGCCATTCCGACGCCGTTCCTCGCGAACAGCGCCGGTTGGATCTTCACCGAAATGGGCCGCCAGCCATGGGTCGTCGCACCCAACCTGTCCGGCGTCGATCAGATTCGGCTCACCGTCGACCAAGGTGTCTCGGACCATCCCGTCGGCCTCGTTCTCGCCTCACTGGTGACGTTCACACTGCTCTACGCCGCTCTCGGTGGGGTGTGGTTCTACCTGCTCCGACGCTACGTGGTCGAAGGGCCTCTCGAACACGACGCGCATCCGCACGTCGACCCACCGGAATCGGAAGACGAAGAGCCCAAACAGCTCTCGTTCGCCTACTAG
- a CDS encoding aminodeoxychorismate lyase: protein MSESVVVTLDGRVHDANRPLLFADDLAAVRGDGVFETLLVRDGAACAVELHLARLVASAKALDLPVPDLDQWRAVVEQSVELWALESEDEAVLRLVLSRGREGGGDPTAYVTVGALPERVRAARTDGVSVITLDRGYSVDFSSRAPWQLAGAKTLSYATNMAALRHASAQGVDDVIYLSSEGRVLEGPRSTVVLARGKTLVTPSVEQGILAGTTVAGLFSVAESAGWTCERGHLYPADLIAADGVWLVSSVTLAARVTTMNGVPLGTRRHTDDVRSMVDAAVETAETR from the coding sequence ATGTCGGAGTCGGTAGTGGTGACGTTGGACGGCCGTGTGCACGACGCGAATCGGCCGTTGCTGTTCGCCGACGATCTGGCCGCGGTGCGCGGCGACGGGGTGTTCGAGACGCTGCTCGTGCGCGACGGCGCGGCGTGTGCGGTCGAGTTGCATCTGGCTCGGCTGGTGGCGTCAGCGAAGGCACTGGACCTGCCCGTTCCCGATCTCGACCAGTGGCGCGCCGTCGTCGAACAGTCCGTCGAACTGTGGGCACTAGAGTCCGAGGACGAGGCAGTCCTGCGTCTGGTTCTCAGCCGCGGACGCGAGGGCGGCGGTGACCCCACCGCGTACGTGACGGTGGGAGCGCTGCCCGAGCGAGTGCGAGCCGCGCGCACCGACGGGGTGTCGGTGATCACGCTCGACCGCGGCTACTCGGTGGACTTCTCGTCCCGAGCGCCGTGGCAGCTCGCGGGGGCCAAGACGTTGTCGTATGCCACCAACATGGCCGCGCTTCGGCACGCGTCCGCTCAGGGCGTCGACGACGTCATCTATCTCAGCAGCGAGGGGCGGGTGCTCGAAGGTCCGCGCTCGACGGTGGTGCTCGCGCGCGGTAAGACTCTCGTCACACCGTCGGTCGAACAGGGCATCCTGGCCGGAACCACGGTCGCCGGGTTGTTCTCCGTAGCCGAGTCCGCCGGTTGGACGTGCGAACGCGGACACCTGTATCCGGCGGATCTCATTGCCGCAGATGGTGTTTGGCTGGTCTCGAGCGTCACTCTCGCCGCGCGGGTCACGACGATGAACGGCGTCCCGCTGGGCACTCGGCGGCACACCGACGACGTTCGATCGATGGTCGATGCCGCCGTGGAGACGGCCGAAACTCGGTAG
- a CDS encoding dicarboxylate/amino acid:cation symporter yields the protein MKKLAHPAAQIGLAAIAGIVFGLVVGEWAANLKFIGDLFIRLIQMSIVPLVMASVIVATGSMAGAGTGRIAFRTFKWMIGFSVVAAVLAWVLSSIVRPGAGMVYTQQLDPSLEESAGEALGWQDTLLNFVSTNVFDAMSTATMVPIIVFSLLFGIALRSHITKTGNTQVLSFMDQIQQIVLTMIRLVMVIAPVGVFCLLAALAGDVGFSVVSTALSYLGTTLLGVLILFALFVVVVTMRTRLNPWKLPSKLTEQTAVAVTTTSSAVTFPTVLRNTVEKVGVSQKVANFTLSIGLTMGSYGAVLNYMIVVMFLAQAGNIELSLGQIVLGMGLAVLLNMGTITVPGGFPVVAMFLATSLDLPFEAVGLLIAVDWFAGIFRTFLNVNGDTFVAMLVANADDEIDREVYNGTKVVVAEDLDLDEYADAMAAADRAD from the coding sequence ATGAAGAAACTGGCGCATCCAGCCGCGCAGATCGGCCTCGCCGCGATCGCCGGCATCGTGTTCGGGTTGGTGGTCGGCGAGTGGGCCGCGAACCTGAAGTTCATCGGCGACCTGTTCATCCGACTGATCCAGATGTCGATCGTCCCGCTGGTGATGGCCTCGGTCATCGTCGCCACCGGATCGATGGCAGGAGCGGGAACCGGCAGGATCGCCTTCCGCACCTTCAAGTGGATGATCGGGTTCTCGGTGGTCGCTGCCGTGCTGGCCTGGGTGCTGAGCAGCATCGTCCGCCCGGGCGCGGGCATGGTGTACACCCAGCAGCTCGATCCGTCGCTCGAGGAATCGGCGGGAGAGGCGCTCGGCTGGCAGGACACGTTGCTCAACTTCGTCAGCACCAACGTGTTCGACGCCATGTCGACGGCGACGATGGTGCCGATCATCGTCTTCTCGCTGCTCTTCGGTATCGCGCTGCGCAGTCACATCACCAAGACCGGCAACACCCAGGTGCTCTCGTTCATGGACCAGATTCAGCAGATCGTCCTGACGATGATCCGGCTCGTCATGGTCATCGCCCCGGTCGGTGTGTTCTGTCTGCTCGCCGCGCTGGCCGGAGACGTCGGGTTCTCCGTGGTCTCCACCGCACTGAGCTACCTCGGCACCACGCTCCTCGGGGTGCTGATTCTGTTCGCGCTCTTCGTCGTGGTCGTGACGATGCGAACCCGATTGAACCCGTGGAAGCTGCCCAGCAAGCTCACCGAGCAGACGGCCGTCGCAGTGACGACCACGAGCTCGGCCGTCACCTTCCCGACGGTGCTGCGCAACACCGTCGAGAAGGTCGGCGTCAGCCAGAAGGTCGCCAACTTCACGCTGTCGATCGGGCTCACCATGGGCTCGTACGGTGCCGTTCTCAACTACATGATCGTGGTGATGTTCCTCGCGCAGGCAGGCAACATCGAGCTGAGTCTCGGGCAGATCGTGCTCGGCATGGGCCTGGCGGTTCTGCTCAACATGGGCACCATCACCGTGCCCGGTGGATTCCCCGTCGTCGCGATGTTCCTCGCGACCTCGCTCGACCTACCGTTCGAGGCCGTCGGCCTGTTGATCGCCGTCGACTGGTTCGCCGGAATCTTCCGTACGTTCCTCAACGTCAACGGAGACACGTTCGTCGCCATGCTCGTCGCCAACGCCGACGACGAGATCGACCGCGAGGTCTACAACGGCACCAAGGTCGTCGTCGCCGAGGATCTCGACCTCGACGAGTACGCCGACGCGATGGCGGCGGCCGACCGAGCGGATTGA
- the ygfZ gene encoding CAF17-like 4Fe-4S cluster assembly/insertion protein YgfZ, which translates to MSDTVTISPSPLLTLPGAVPSPDDSVDAGVAWHYGNPFGEQRDAVSGAAVIDRSHRFVLAISGDERLSWLNTISSQLVTNLADGSSAENLSLDVNGRIEHHFVQTDLAGVTYIDTERAAGPDLLSFLKKMVFWAKAEPRQADELAVLTVLGSDASSVLGKADLPAPSEIYGASPIDGGGFVRRMPWPGKNSYDVVIPRENITDWFVRLRDAGAAPAGTWAFDALRVESLRPRVGVDTDEKTIPHEVRWIGSAAEFGAVHLEKGCYRGQETVSRVHNLGRPPRHLVLLHLDGSADGRPGTGDPVTAGGRSVGRLGTVIDHFELGPIALALLKRTVPVDTALEAGPCAASIDPDSIPSYDDVQAGRAAVDRLRGR; encoded by the coding sequence GTGTCCGACACAGTCACGATCAGCCCGAGTCCACTTCTGACACTCCCCGGCGCAGTGCCCTCCCCCGACGACAGCGTCGATGCCGGGGTGGCCTGGCACTACGGCAATCCGTTCGGTGAACAACGCGACGCGGTCAGCGGCGCTGCCGTCATCGATCGGTCCCACCGCTTCGTCCTCGCCATCAGCGGAGACGAGCGCCTGAGTTGGTTGAACACCATCTCGAGCCAACTCGTGACGAACCTGGCCGACGGCAGCTCGGCCGAGAATCTCAGTCTCGACGTCAACGGCCGCATCGAGCATCACTTCGTGCAGACCGACCTGGCCGGCGTCACGTACATCGACACCGAGCGCGCAGCCGGCCCGGATCTGCTCTCGTTTCTGAAGAAGATGGTGTTCTGGGCCAAGGCCGAACCCCGCCAGGCCGACGAACTCGCCGTTCTCACCGTCCTCGGATCCGACGCGTCCTCGGTGCTCGGCAAGGCCGACCTGCCTGCTCCGAGCGAGATCTACGGTGCTTCGCCGATCGACGGCGGCGGTTTCGTTCGGCGGATGCCCTGGCCGGGCAAGAATTCGTACGACGTTGTGATCCCCCGTGAGAACATCACCGACTGGTTCGTCCGGCTGCGCGACGCCGGAGCCGCTCCCGCCGGAACCTGGGCGTTCGACGCGTTGCGCGTGGAATCGTTGCGTCCGCGCGTAGGAGTGGACACCGACGAGAAGACCATCCCGCACGAGGTTCGCTGGATCGGCAGCGCCGCCGAGTTCGGCGCGGTGCATCTGGAGAAGGGCTGCTACCGCGGGCAGGAGACCGTCTCCCGCGTGCACAATCTCGGTCGCCCGCCGCGGCACCTGGTGCTGCTGCATCTCGACGGTTCTGCGGACGGTCGGCCCGGCACCGGCGATCCGGTCACCGCAGGCGGACGCTCCGTCGGCCGCCTCGGTACCGTCATAGATCACTTCGAGCTGGGGCCGATCGCACTGGCTCTGCTCAAGCGGACCGTTCCGGTCGATACCGCCCTCGAGGCGGGTCCGTGTGCGGCGTCGATCGATCCCGATTCGATCCCGTCGTACGACGACGTCCAGGCCGGTCGCGCTGCGGTGGACCGCCTGCGCGGCCGGTGA
- a CDS encoding MOSC domain-containing protein produces the protein MIGTVLAVCVVHADVPFGRRAVVDSGIDKRPVDGPVDVHELGIGGDHCRDTKFHGGLDQAVYAYDEDEARYWADRLGTPVPPGRFGENLRTTGVPVTDAVIGSRWRVGSVELEVTIARKPCGTFARWMGEPGWIRRFTARGDVGAYLRVLEPGVFGGGDAVSVTSVPEHGVTVRMLFEGRDHAAMQTLLDAPGLAPKVYRDAAAALESLRRP, from the coding sequence GTGATCGGCACCGTTCTCGCTGTCTGCGTCGTGCACGCCGATGTTCCGTTCGGACGCCGCGCGGTGGTCGACAGTGGCATCGACAAACGGCCCGTCGACGGGCCGGTGGACGTCCACGAGCTCGGCATCGGCGGTGATCACTGCCGCGACACGAAGTTCCACGGCGGACTCGATCAGGCCGTCTATGCCTACGACGAGGACGAGGCGAGGTACTGGGCCGATCGGCTGGGCACGCCCGTTCCTCCCGGACGTTTCGGTGAGAACCTGCGGACCACCGGTGTCCCGGTGACCGATGCGGTGATCGGCTCGCGGTGGCGAGTGGGCAGTGTGGAGTTGGAGGTGACGATCGCCCGCAAGCCCTGCGGAACGTTCGCACGGTGGATGGGCGAGCCCGGTTGGATCCGTCGCTTCACCGCGCGCGGTGATGTGGGTGCGTATCTCCGAGTGCTCGAACCCGGAGTCTTCGGCGGCGGTGACGCCGTGAGCGTGACGTCGGTCCCCGAGCACGGGGTGACGGTGCGGATGCTGTTCGAGGGGAGGGATCACGCAGCGATGCAGACTCTGCTGGACGCGCCGGGATTGGCACCGAAGGTGTACCGCGACGCCGCTGCAGCGCTCGAATCGTTGCGGAGACCATGA
- a CDS encoding DUF3073 domain-containing protein: MGRGRAKAKQTKVARELKYSSPTTDLESLQRELSGGSSNSHRGIHSDSDVHSRVEEDEYEDWRR; this comes from the coding sequence ATGGGCCGAGGCAGGGCTAAGGCAAAGCAGACAAAGGTCGCTCGTGAGCTCAAGTACAGCTCGCCGACAACGGACTTGGAGAGTCTGCAAAGAGAGCTCTCCGGTGGTTCGTCCAACTCCCATCGTGGCATCCACTCTGACTCGGATGTGCATTCCCGAGTCGAGGAAGACGAGTACGAGGACTGGCGACGCTAG
- the purM gene encoding phosphoribosylformylglycinamidine cyclo-ligase, translating to MTEESQPTSATHSGGASYAAAGVDIAAGDRAVQLFAPLAKKASRPEVMGGLGGFAGLFALKGDYREPVLAASTDGVGTKVAVAQALGKHDTLGLDLVAMVVDDLVVCGAEPLFLQDYIAVGRVVPEQVAELVKGIAEGCIIAGCALLGGETAEHPGLMADGDYDLSATGIGVVEADSILGPERVRPGDVVIGMGSSGLHSNGYSLARKVLLEINHMDLGGHVEEFGRTLGEELLEPTKIYAKDCLALAAETDVRTFCHVTGGGLANNLSRVMPEGLVAELDRTTWSPAPIFSLIAQRGRVERAEMEQTFNMGVGMVAIVAPEDVDRALAVLTARHIDCWTLGTVKKATGKDVADERALLLGNHPRF from the coding sequence ATGACCGAGGAATCCCAACCCACGAGCGCAACTCACTCGGGCGGTGCCTCCTACGCGGCGGCCGGGGTCGACATCGCCGCAGGAGACCGAGCAGTGCAGCTGTTCGCGCCGCTCGCCAAGAAGGCCAGTAGGCCCGAGGTGATGGGCGGTCTCGGCGGTTTCGCCGGTCTCTTCGCACTCAAGGGCGACTACCGCGAGCCGGTCCTGGCGGCCTCGACCGACGGCGTCGGCACCAAGGTCGCCGTCGCGCAGGCCCTCGGGAAGCACGACACCCTCGGCCTCGACCTCGTGGCCATGGTCGTGGACGATCTCGTCGTCTGTGGTGCCGAGCCGTTGTTCCTGCAGGACTACATCGCCGTGGGCCGCGTCGTTCCCGAGCAGGTCGCCGAGCTGGTCAAGGGCATAGCAGAAGGCTGCATCATCGCCGGCTGCGCTCTGCTCGGCGGCGAGACGGCCGAGCACCCGGGACTGATGGCCGACGGCGATTACGACCTCTCGGCCACCGGCATCGGCGTCGTCGAGGCGGATTCGATCCTCGGACCCGAGCGGGTGCGTCCCGGTGACGTCGTCATCGGCATGGGATCGTCGGGTCTGCACTCCAACGGCTACTCCCTCGCCCGCAAGGTGCTACTCGAGATCAACCACATGGATCTCGGCGGACACGTCGAGGAATTCGGCCGCACGCTCGGTGAAGAACTGCTCGAACCCACCAAGATCTACGCCAAGGACTGCCTCGCGCTCGCAGCCGAGACCGACGTCCGCACGTTCTGCCACGTGACCGGCGGCGGACTGGCGAACAACCTCTCGCGGGTCATGCCCGAGGGTCTGGTCGCCGAACTCGACCGCACCACCTGGAGCCCGGCTCCGATCTTCTCGCTGATCGCTCAGCGCGGACGCGTCGAGCGGGCCGAGATGGAGCAGACGTTCAACATGGGTGTCGGCATGGTCGCCATCGTGGCACCCGAGGACGTCGACCGAGCACTTGCAGTGCTGACCGCACGCCACATCGACTGCTGGACTCTCGGCACGGTGAAGAAGGCGACCGGTAAGGACGTCGCCGACGAGCGTGCGTTGCTGCTCGGTAACCATCCGCGGTTCTGA